The segment CTCGGCCTCGATCTCGGCCCGCCAGTTCGCCATTTCCTCCGGCAACTCCACTTCCCCGTCAAGGACTTGTACGTGGACGGACTCGGCGGCGATGGCCCGGTCACCGTCCCCCTCGACGATGAGAGCGGAGGTGTGGAGCGGGCCCAGGGAGAACGTGCCCCAGGCGCGGCCCTGTTCCTGCCGATAGGTGAGGCTGCGGACGACCCCGGCCGACCGGCGCCTGACCTTGAACCACAGGTCCTGCGTCCACTGTTGGAACAGCGTCGCGAAGACGACTCCCAGGATGGCGCCGACGATTCCGTTTCCAAGGTCTATTCCGCTCACGGGCAGCAGCGTAGGTCAGGGGTCGGACCGACGGCCGTCGGGCGGGACGGAAGTGCGTGTTCGGTGAGCGAACGTACCTGACCGGTTTCCGCTCTTGACGCGGAGTCAAAATCTCACTGAACATTCAGCACGCACAACAGAACATCTGAACATCAGATCACCTGAACAACTGAACACCGCGCACGCACTCGCACAGCTCCAACGCCTCGTGGCACCCAAGCCCGAGGCGTCTCGCACGTTCCGTCCCATCCCCGTTCGGAATCCGGAGCCCCCACAGATGAACATCTCCGTGCCCAGACGTGTCACCGCGGTCGCCGCCCTCGCGGCGCTCGCGCTCGCCGGTCTCACCGGCACCTCCGCCACGGCCAGCCCGGCCGCGGCTGCCGCCGCGCCCGACATCCCGCTCGCCAACGTCAAGCAGCACTTGACGGACCTGCAGTCGATCGCCACCGCCAACGGTGGCAACCGCGCCCATGGCCGTACCGGCTACAAGGCGTCGATCGACTTCGTGAAGGCCAAGCTGGACGCCGCCGGCTACACCACCACCCTCCAGACGTTCACCTCCAGCGGCGCGACCGGCTACAACCTGATAGCCGACTGGCCGGGCGGTGACCCGAACCAGGTCCTGATGGCCGGCTCGCACCTCGACTCGGTCACCTCGGGTCCGGGCATCAACGACAACGGCTCCGGCTCCGCGGCGGTCCTGGAGACCGCCCTCGCCGTGGCCCGCTCCGGCTACCAGCCCTCCAAGCACCTGCGTTTCGGCTGGTGGGGTGCTGAGGAGCTCGGGCTGATCGGCTCGAAGTACTACGTCAACAACCTGCCGACCGCCGAGCGCGCGAAGGTCAAGGGCTACCTGAACTTCGACATGATCGGCTCGCCCAACCCGGGCTACTTCGTCTACGACGACGACCCGACCATCGAGAAGACCTTCAAGGACTACTTCGCGGGTCTGGGCATCGCCACCGAGATCGAGACCGAGGGCGACGGCCGCTCCGACCACGCCCCGTTCAAGAACGTGGGCATCCCGGTCGGCGGTCTCTTCACCGGCGCCGACTACGTCAAGACGGCGGCGCAGGCGCAGAAGTGGGGCGGCACCTCCGGTCAGTCCTTCGACCGCTGCTACCACTCGTCCTGCGACACGACGGCGAACATCAACGACACCGCCCTCGACCGCAACAGCGACGCGATCGCGCACGCGATCTGGACGCTGTCCTCCGGCACGACCACGCCGCCCACCGGCACGGTCTTCGAGAACACCGCCGACGTGTCCATCCCGGACAACGGCGCCGCGGTGACCTCGACGGTCAACGTCACCGGCGTCACGGGCAACGCGCCCAGCAACCTCGCCGTCGGCGTGGACATCGTCCACACCTACCGCGGTGACCTCGTCGTCGACCTCGTCGCCCCCGACGGCTCGGTCTACAGCCTGTCCAACCGGTCCGGCGGCAGCGCCGACAACATCGTCCAGACCTTCACCGTGAACGCCTCCTCCGAGGTCGCCAACGGTGCCTGGAAGCTCCGCGTCCAGGACAAGGCCTCGATCGACACGGGTTACATCAGCGGCTTCAAGCTGACGTTCCCGTAGCCGGGCAGGCAACAGAACGCCCGGGCGGGTCGGTGAACATCGCCCCCGACCCGCCCGGGGTCCCAACTACCCGGCCTGCGTGCTACTTACCGGAGTTCGCCGCGTCCACCAGCGCGTCCTTCGTCACCGCTCCGACGTAGACCTTGCCGTCGTCGGTGAGGAGCGCGTTCACGATCTTCGTCTTGAAGACGGTGCCCGAGCCGAACTTGCCGGTGACCTTGTCGCCGAGGGAGTCCAGGAGCCCCTGGAACTCCTTCGGCGCTTCGTCGGTCTTGGGCGCCGGCGCGCCGCTGTCGATCTTCGCGATCGCCGTCCAGCCCTCGCCGATGACGTTCATGCCACCCTCGCCGGATCCGGCACCGAAGTCGCCGAACACGCCCTCAAGGCCCTCCGGCAGCTGGCCTTCGAAGGGGTCACCCTTCTCGCCGGCCGCCTTCTCGCCCGCCGCCTTCTCCGCCGCGCCCTCGGTCACCTTCGCGCCCTCCGGCGCCTTGAAGGTGAAGTCGGAGGCCGCCGGCTTCGAGAAGTCGACCTTCGTGAAGCCCGCGTCGACGACGGGCTTGCCGCCCTCGACCGAGGAGAGGGTGAACTTCAGCGGGGTGCCGCTCGCCGCGTCCACCGCGATCTTCACCGACTCGACCGTCGAACCGGCCTGCTTCGGCTTGATCACCAGCTGGTACGCGTCCCGGCCGGCCACCTTCGCCGTACCGTCGACGGTGATCGACGTGGTGTCGCCCGCGGCCTTCAGGACCTCGTCCGCGAGCTGCTTGGGCGTGCCCGGGAGCTCCTTGCCCTTCGGGACCTCGTGCGCGCCCGGGGCGTCGGCGCCCGCCGGGGCCTTCTCGTGGAAGACCTCGTTGGACTTGCTGTCGTACGCCCAGACGTCGTCGCCGTTGTGGATCAGGCTGTACTCGTCGGAGCCGTCGAGCAGCGTCAGCTTCTGGCGCTCGGGGCCGTCCGCCGCGACCCGCAGGGTGTGGCTGCCGGAGACGAGCTCCGTGAGCTTCGCCGAGGGGTCCGCCGTGGAGGGCCCGCCGCCGATGCCGCCGAGGGCGGAGGTCAGGCCGCCGAGGGGCAGTCCCAGGTCGGTGGAGATCTTGAACGTGCCGGACAGGGTCTGGGTGTCCGAGGCGGCGATCTTCTCGATGAGCTGCTGGGCGGTGATCTCCGGCAGATCGGGGTCGCCGGACGCCGCCAGCGCCGGGACCAGTCCGATGGTCGCCGCGGCCACTCCTGCCACCGCGACCGGGACGATGAACCGGCTCGCCTTACGGGTCTCTGCCATGGTCTCCCCTACCTCCGTGCCCTTAGCGGGCCCTCTTTGGTCGATGTCTCCATCTCACCAAAGGGGGAGGGCGGAAGCGTCAGCCCGGGGGATCAACCTCACGTACTGCTTCTGGATGACCCGACCCTGAGACCGCAGGCCCGTACGGGGGACCCGGGCGGGCCCGCGGCGGACGGGGGGGCGTCAGCCGGCCCGGTGGACCACCGCGTCGCACATCTCCGCCAGCGCCGCCTTCGCGTAGCCGTCCGGCAGCGGGGCCAGCATGGCCCGCGCCTCCTCCGCGTACCGCACGGTGTCCCGTCGGGCCTGCTCCAGGGCCGGGTGGGCGCGCAGCCGGCGCAGGACCTCGGCGTGCCGGGTGTCGTCGCTCAGGTCGCCGTCGACGAGCTCGACGAGCTCCAGGTCCTCGGGGCGTCCGTGGGCGGCGGCCGCGGCCCGCAGGTGCAGGACGGGCAGGGTCGGGATGCCCTCGCGCAGGTCGGTGCCGGGGGTCTTGCCGGACTCGTGGGAGTCGGAGGCGATGTCGAGGACGTCGTCGGCGAGCTGGAAGGCGACGCCGAGCCGCTCGCCGTACTGGGTGAGGGTGTCGACGATGCTCTCGTCGGCGCCGGACATCATGGAGCCGAAGCGGCAGGAGACGGCGACGAGCGAGCCGGTCTTGCCGCCGAGGACGTCGAGGTAGTGGTCGACGGGGTCGCGGCCGTCGCTGGGACCGGCGGTCTCCAGGATCTGGCCGGTGACGAGGCGTTCGAACGCTTCGGACTGGATGCGTACGGCCTCGGGACCGAGGTCCGCGAGCGTGTGCGAGGCGCGGGCGAAGAGGAAGTCACCCGTGAGGACGGCGATCGAGTTGCCCCAGCGGGTGTTGGCGCTGTCGACGCCGCGCCGGACGTCGGCCTCGTCCATGACGTCGTCGTGGTACAGCGTGGCCAGGTGGGTGAGCTCGACGACGACGGCGGAGGGCACGACGCCGGGCGCGTAGGGGTCGCCGAACTGGGCGGCGAGCATCACGAGCAGGGGGCGGAACCGCTTGCCGCCGGCCAGGACGAGGTGCTGAGCGGCCTCGGTGATGAAGGGGACATCGCTCTTGGTGGCGTCCAGGAGGCCCGCCTCCACTGCCGCCAACCCGGTCTGGACATCGGCCTCAAGAGCCTGGTCCCGCACGCTAAGACCGAACGGCCCGACGACGGTCACGAGGGGGTCTCCTGTCTGCTGACGCCTGCTGACGTTCCCACGAATCGGTCACACGTTTGCTGAGGTTCACGCTGACGATCACATGGATTGTCGATGTGTCGCTCGATTCACTCAAGCCAGCGTATCCGGTCACCTTTCGATCACCGTGGGCGCCTTCCCGTCACCCCCGGTATGTTCGGGATCAGCTGATACGACCAGGAGTGGGCCTTTTGTCCCGAACAACGATCGACACCGATACGAACGGCGAGCAGCCTCCCCCCGAGGACGACCACGCCTTCCTCGGGCATCCACGGGGTCTGCTGACGCTCTCCGGCCTGGAGGTCTGGGAGCGGTTCTCGTTCCTCGGCATGCAGGCGATCCTCGTCCTCTACTTCGCCGCGGCCGTCTCCGACGGCGGACTCGGCATGGCGTCGGGCACCGCCGCCTCGGTCTCCGCGGCCTACGGCACCCTCGTCTACCTGGTCTCGGTGGCCGGCGGCTGGCTCGCCGACCGCGTCCTCGGCTCGTACCGCGCGGTCCTCTGGGGCGGCATCCTGATCGCCTGCGGGCACTACGCGATGGCCGTGCCGACGGCCGCCATGACCTGGGTCGGCCTCGGCCTGATCAGCGCGGGCACCGGACTGCTCAAGCCGAACGTGGCCACCATGGTCGGCAAGCTGTACCGCACGGACGACGACCGCCGGGACGCCGGTTTCGCGCTCTACTACATGGCGATCAACATCGGAGCCTTCGCGGGCCCGCTGATCACCGGCTGGCTCGCCGACCACAAGGGCTACCACTGGGGCTTCTCGGCCGCCGCGCTCGGCATGACGCTCGGCCTGATCCAGTACGTCGCGGGCCGCCGTCACCTGGCCGGGCGCAAGCACTCCGCCGAGTTCGCGCTCGCCCCCGAGGCCATGCGGCGGGCGGTCCGGCTGATGATCGGCGGCGCGGTCGTCGTGGCCGTCGTCGCCACGGGCCTCGCGCTCGCCGGCTGGCTGACCATGGACCGGTTCGTGGACGTGCTGACCGTGATCTCGGTGATCGCGCCGGTCGTCTACTTCTGGGTGATGTTCACCAGCCCCCGGGTCACGGCCGAGGAGCGCGGCCGCCTCAAGCCGTACGTCGTGCTGTTCCTGGCCTCGGTCGTCTTCAACTTCATCCTCTTCCAGGCGTACTCGACGATGATCCTGCTGGCATCCACCAACGCCCGTACGACCATCCTCGGCTTCGACTTCCCCGCGAGCTGGTACGCCTCCGCCCTCGGCGCCTTCGAGGTGGCCCTGGCGCCCGTCGTGGCCGCCGTCTGGGCCCGGATGGGGCCCAGGCAGCCGCACGTCTCCAACAAGATCGCCTTCGGGGTGATCCTCGGCGGTCTGTCGTTCCTGCTGATGGTCCTGCCGACCTCCGGGCACGCCGACGACACGTACCAGATGGCCGCCTGGTGGATCGTCGGCTCGTACCTGCTGCTCGGCCTCGGCGACGTACTCCTGGAGACCTCCGGGATGTCCGCCACCAGCAAGCTCGCCCCGAAGGCCTTCGCCAGCCAGACCATGTCGCTCTGGTTCCTGTCCCTGGCACTCGCCAACGGCATCCAGGCCCAGACCGTGAAGCTCTACGACGACGTCTCCAAGCCCGTCTACTTCGGCGTGAACGGCGCCGTGGCCGTCGCCGTCGGCCTCGTCGTGATCGCCCTGGCGCCCTGGCTGCGCCGCACCATGCACCCCGTCCACTGAGGCAGCCGCGAGGCACCCGACGTATCCGAGGTATCCGCGATGAAGATCCGTACCGACTTCCCGTACGAGACCGGTCACGAGGACATCCGCATCCCGCTGCCGGACGGAACCGAGCTGTACGCGCGCGTGTGGCGGCCGCTCACCGACGAGCCCGTACCGGCGCTCCTGGAGTACCTGCCGTACCGCCTCACCGACTGGACGGCGCCCCGCGACTGGCAGCGCCACCCCTGGTACGCGGGCCACGGCTACGCCTCCGTACGCGTCGACGTCCGCGGCCACGGCAACAGCGAGGGCCTGCCCGGCGACGAGTACGACCCGGTCGAGCTCGCCGACGGCGTGGCCGTCGTGAACTGGCTCGCCGAGCAGCCCTGGTGCACCGGCAAGGTCGGCATGTTCGGCATCTCCTGGGGCGGCTTCAACTCGCTCCAGATCGCAGCCCTCGCCCCCGAGCCGCTCAAGGCGATCGTCACCGTCTGCTCCACCGACGACCGCTACGACAACGACGTCCACTACATGGGCGGCTCGGTCCTCGCCGTCGACATGCACGCCTGGGCCGCCACCATGCTCGCCTTCGTCTGCCGCCCGCCCGACCCGCGGTACGTGGGCGAGGAGTGGCGCGCGCTGTGGCTGAAGCGCCTGGAGGCCGTGGAACCGTTCCTGCACACCTGGCTCTCCCACCAGACCCGCGACGCGTACTGGCGGCACGGCAGCGTCTGCGAGGACTACGGCGCGATCCGGGCCGCCGTCCTCGCCGTCGGCGGCTGGCACGACCCGTACCGCGACACCGTCCTGCGGCTCGCCCAGTACCTCCCCCAGGACCGGGTGCGCGGCATCATCGGCCCCTGGTCGCACCAGTACCCGGACCGCGGGCTGCCGCCCGGCCCGGCCATCGGCTTCCTCCAGGAGACGCTGCGCTGGTGGGACCACCACCTCAAGGACGTCGACAACGACGTGATGGCCGAGCCGATGCTGCGCTCCTGGATCAGCGACTCGCACCTGCCGGCCACGGTGTACGAGGAGCTGCCGGGCCGCTGGGTCACCGACCCCGCCTGGCCCTCCCCGAACGTCACCCCCGTCACGTACGCCTTCCAGGGCGTGCCGGTCGTGGTCGACTCGCCGCAGCAGACCGGACTCGACGCGGGCCGCTTCTTCCCCTTCGGGAACGACGCCGACCTGCCCCCCGACCAGCGCGACGAGGACGCCCACTCGGCCTGCTTCGACTTCCCGGTCCCGGAGGACGGCGGCCCCGTCGAGATCCTCGGCCGCCCGTCGGTGAGCCTGGCCCTGCGCTCGGACGCCCCGACCGGGCAGGTCATCGCCCGGCTCTGCGACATCGCACCCGACGGCTCCTCCACCCTCGTCACCCGGGGCGTGCTGAACTTCTCCGCCCGCTACGGCCGCGACCGGGCCGTCGAGGCGCAGGTCGGCGAGTGGGAGAGCTTCGTCTTCGAACTGAACGGCATCGGCCACGCCTTCGCGCCCGGCCACCGGGTGCGCCTCAGCGTCTCCTCCACGTACTGGCCGTGGATCTGGCCGCAGCCCGACGCGGCGGGCTTCACCCTCGACCCGGCGGGCTCCTCCCTCACCCTGCCGGTACGCCGCCCCACCCAGGACGCCGTCGAGTGGGAGGAGCCGGAGCAGTCGGAGCCGCTCGGCGTGGTCTACCCGAGCACCCTGGAGGAGCCCCGCCCGGAACGGGTGGTGGTCAGGGACGTGGCGAAGGGCGAGTGGCGGCTGGAGGTCGACCCGAAATACGGGGGTACGCGCGTGTACCCGGACGGCCTGGAGTTCACCGAGGACGCGGTGGAGTCGTACACGATCGACGAGAGCGGTCCCCTGTCCGCCCGGACGAGCTCGGAGTGGGCGATCAGGCTCCACCGCCCGGAGATGGCCTGGGACGTCACGGTCGACACCCGCTCGGAGATCACCTGCGACGCGGACGCGTTCTTCACGACGAACGAGGTGGTGTGCAAGGAGGGCGGGGAGGTCGTCTTCCACCGGACGTGGGAGAAGACGATCCCCCGCACGGCGGGCTGAGCGCAC is part of the Streptomyces sp. NBC_00250 genome and harbors:
- a CDS encoding M28 family metallopeptidase — encoded protein: MNISVPRRVTAVAALAALALAGLTGTSATASPAAAAAAPDIPLANVKQHLTDLQSIATANGGNRAHGRTGYKASIDFVKAKLDAAGYTTTLQTFTSSGATGYNLIADWPGGDPNQVLMAGSHLDSVTSGPGINDNGSGSAAVLETALAVARSGYQPSKHLRFGWWGAEELGLIGSKYYVNNLPTAERAKVKGYLNFDMIGSPNPGYFVYDDDPTIEKTFKDYFAGLGIATEIETEGDGRSDHAPFKNVGIPVGGLFTGADYVKTAAQAQKWGGTSGQSFDRCYHSSCDTTANINDTALDRNSDAIAHAIWTLSSGTTTPPTGTVFENTADVSIPDNGAAVTSTVNVTGVTGNAPSNLAVGVDIVHTYRGDLVVDLVAPDGSVYSLSNRSGGSADNIVQTFTVNASSEVANGAWKLRVQDKASIDTGYISGFKLTFP
- a CDS encoding LolA family protein codes for the protein MAETRKASRFIVPVAVAGVAAATIGLVPALAASGDPDLPEITAQQLIEKIAASDTQTLSGTFKISTDLGLPLGGLTSALGGIGGGPSTADPSAKLTELVSGSHTLRVAADGPERQKLTLLDGSDEYSLIHNGDDVWAYDSKSNEVFHEKAPAGADAPGAHEVPKGKELPGTPKQLADEVLKAAGDTTSITVDGTAKVAGRDAYQLVIKPKQAGSTVESVKIAVDAASGTPLKFTLSSVEGGKPVVDAGFTKVDFSKPAASDFTFKAPEGAKVTEGAAEKAAGEKAAGEKGDPFEGQLPEGLEGVFGDFGAGSGEGGMNVIGEGWTAIAKIDSGAPAPKTDEAPKEFQGLLDSLGDKVTGKFGSGTVFKTKIVNALLTDDGKVYVGAVTKDALVDAANSGK
- a CDS encoding polyprenyl synthetase family protein, producing the protein MTVVGPFGLSVRDQALEADVQTGLAAVEAGLLDATKSDVPFITEAAQHLVLAGGKRFRPLLVMLAAQFGDPYAPGVVPSAVVVELTHLATLYHDDVMDEADVRRGVDSANTRWGNSIAVLTGDFLFARASHTLADLGPEAVRIQSEAFERLVTGQILETAGPSDGRDPVDHYLDVLGGKTGSLVAVSCRFGSMMSGADESIVDTLTQYGERLGVAFQLADDVLDIASDSHESGKTPGTDLREGIPTLPVLHLRAAAAAHGRPEDLELVELVDGDLSDDTRHAEVLRRLRAHPALEQARRDTVRYAEEARAMLAPLPDGYAKAALAEMCDAVVHRAG
- a CDS encoding peptide MFS transporter yields the protein MSRTTIDTDTNGEQPPPEDDHAFLGHPRGLLTLSGLEVWERFSFLGMQAILVLYFAAAVSDGGLGMASGTAASVSAAYGTLVYLVSVAGGWLADRVLGSYRAVLWGGILIACGHYAMAVPTAAMTWVGLGLISAGTGLLKPNVATMVGKLYRTDDDRRDAGFALYYMAINIGAFAGPLITGWLADHKGYHWGFSAAALGMTLGLIQYVAGRRHLAGRKHSAEFALAPEAMRRAVRLMIGGAVVVAVVATGLALAGWLTMDRFVDVLTVISVIAPVVYFWVMFTSPRVTAEERGRLKPYVVLFLASVVFNFILFQAYSTMILLASTNARTTILGFDFPASWYASALGAFEVALAPVVAAVWARMGPRQPHVSNKIAFGVILGGLSFLLMVLPTSGHADDTYQMAAWWIVGSYLLLGLGDVLLETSGMSATSKLAPKAFASQTMSLWFLSLALANGIQAQTVKLYDDVSKPVYFGVNGAVAVAVGLVVIALAPWLRRTMHPVH
- a CDS encoding CocE/NonD family hydrolase, with amino-acid sequence MKIRTDFPYETGHEDIRIPLPDGTELYARVWRPLTDEPVPALLEYLPYRLTDWTAPRDWQRHPWYAGHGYASVRVDVRGHGNSEGLPGDEYDPVELADGVAVVNWLAEQPWCTGKVGMFGISWGGFNSLQIAALAPEPLKAIVTVCSTDDRYDNDVHYMGGSVLAVDMHAWAATMLAFVCRPPDPRYVGEEWRALWLKRLEAVEPFLHTWLSHQTRDAYWRHGSVCEDYGAIRAAVLAVGGWHDPYRDTVLRLAQYLPQDRVRGIIGPWSHQYPDRGLPPGPAIGFLQETLRWWDHHLKDVDNDVMAEPMLRSWISDSHLPATVYEELPGRWVTDPAWPSPNVTPVTYAFQGVPVVVDSPQQTGLDAGRFFPFGNDADLPPDQRDEDAHSACFDFPVPEDGGPVEILGRPSVSLALRSDAPTGQVIARLCDIAPDGSSTLVTRGVLNFSARYGRDRAVEAQVGEWESFVFELNGIGHAFAPGHRVRLSVSSTYWPWIWPQPDAAGFTLDPAGSSLTLPVRRPTQDAVEWEEPEQSEPLGVVYPSTLEEPRPERVVVRDVAKGEWRLEVDPKYGGTRVYPDGLEFTEDAVESYTIDESGPLSARTSSEWAIRLHRPEMAWDVTVDTRSEITCDADAFFTTNEVVCKEGGEVVFHRTWEKTIPRTAG